A window of Pseudoliparis swirei isolate HS2019 ecotype Mariana Trench chromosome 13, NWPU_hadal_v1, whole genome shotgun sequence genomic DNA:
ACGGACTTTTCCTCCTTGCAAGGAATAAAACAGATGAAGGCAATTTTGATTCAGAGACTTTATTCCTTCTTTCCAGATTAACAGAGGAAATCTTCCACTACAGCACTTTGACAACACAAACTCCACTGCAATCGTTGTGATATTATACACATACATTATCATTTATAAGACAAACATAACGTAACACAACAAAGCCAGAGATGTGAACAAGTGTTCTGCAGGAACATTAACACTATCACCATTTGTAGTTTTAACTACTGTGGGTGGGTTACACACAAAGTTGTTGTCTTCATCAGTGCCTTTGGAGGCGTACGTTAGAAAGCTAACGTTTGCCGCAGGCACTTGATCCATGATCCAAGTCTGGAACTGAGATACTCGGGCGTAGACTTCAGGGAAACCAGCCAGGGCACACGGTACTCCATAGCTGACAATGCCGGACTGAATCCACCGCGAGTTTTGTTGGCATTGCAAAGGACCACCAGAGTCCCCCTAAAGAAAAAGAGGCAAAGCAGTGATTTGAAAGTAGAGAGAGGTACCGGAACCTAAAATAGTCTGGAGCTAAATTATTAAACGCCAGACAATTAATAACCTCCATCATTGTATGTTCTTTTTATTGGTTCTGTTTCAACATGCTGGTGTTGGTTAATTTGTTATCACACTGCAGCGTGTGTTTCCTCTGCTCTCTACATGTGactaacatcacacacacacacacacataaacacacacacacacacacacagcgaacaGATCTGAGAGGAAAAAGACACAAATACTTTCTCAATCAACACACctaaacaaatgtaaatataagTGATGCGTATTTCGAACTTAAGTGGCCTTACAAAGCCTCAGATATTCTCACTGAACAAAATATTGTAATAGCTCTACTTAAAATCATACAATGGCATATTATATTAACCTGGCATGTTCCTTTGTTCCCTTGTCCCGCACATATCATTTCATCAGTGATGTTTGCCCCTGGAATTGGGCTGTAGTTGCAACTGCACTGCTTTTCTCCAATGATGGGAACCTGAACTTCCTGCAGTGAGGATGGGGAGGGCTCTGTGGAAGAGAGAGCATGAGATCAGAGGATAAAGTCCCTTTCACACAGTTTTAAGGATATTTTTATTCTTTGCTGGTTTTCTCGTCAAATAACTTGTGTGCATCACCGAGGTtttgtttaaattgtttttgtgggtgtgtgttctgAGACAAGCTCAACAATATCGTCAAGAAGTCTTCTGACAATGCGATATGTCTTGTCCTCTATTAATTTGTTCGTGATGCTAACATGTTGATGTTTAGCGATGTACTACCCATAGGGTTATCGTGTCAGCATGCCAATACTCACCGTTACGTCCAAGTCGGCCCCAACCAGTGGCCCAGCAGAGGGTGGCGTTGTGAAACTGGCTGGTGTTACTGGCCAGACAGACAGGCCTGATGTAGTCAGTGAACACAACGGGGCTTTGGAGCTTCATCAGGGCGATGTCGTTGTTGAACAAGCTGTTGTTGAAGTCAGAATGGACGATGATCTGGGACACGGTGCGGCTTACCTCGTGAATGTTAGAGCCAGTCTGAGTCTGTCTTCCCATGTAGAGAATCCATGAACTTAGCGTTTTTctggaaaaaaataacaaaaaaatgaatgttaatcattcagtgcgtttacatgatggtataattcgaatcttgctttagtcggactctgctatcttttgggggatctgctgttatcccaatatacatggcagtgagtaattcgaatcattggcctttgaaagcatgtcatatccgatacgataggcggcgctgttttcattacaactcgtggtgatacagctagtgactatttttttgctccatcccaatgcgcgcagaccggcgtcggagctctgcagcggaacaatcgatcggcgtattgagcacccctgcattcaagcattaaatagccgacgagaggttttttcagcgtgaggaattcgatgtgtggcgggagtgcgtgagacttgagagccctgaaacaCGGTCATTGAGTCTCACAGGTCGCAACACGTTTAATCAGAAAAGGACAGCCGGTCAGTCAATGTCAGTTCTTTCATTGAGGAAAAGCAAAAGTCTGACCTGCACCATTCTGACTAAAGAGTGGAAAGAATCTgactcaacattttaaaaacaacagaTGACCTTAGAACTGTTCCAGAAAGCAGGCTAACAAACTCTTGGAGTATTGCTTGTGAGTATTCTTTGTAATATAGTCCTGTAGCACTATCAGAGGACTGTGTGTGGCGTTGAACATGCGCATTGGGTAGTGATGGCACAACTCGTTACCCCCAATCCGCCTGCGTACCTCTCATAAGAGGTaacaaaacatattaaaaactaTGTGCAACCTATTAAATAAAACTCACTTTCAAACATCCTTCTCCAGCACAATCCTGCTCCCTCAGAAATATCATGCTTTTGAAAAATACTTACCAAAGCCACATTTATTTTAAGACTATTTAAAAATGGATAGCCAGTCCACTTTATTGAAATTCGAAAGCGttatctataaaaaaaaaaaaataacaataccaGTGCTCTGCGTTGTTCTTACGTTACGatgcagtgggctgctgtgagTACCCACTGGTCAGTGATCAGGCTCCCCCCGCAGATGTGACCTTGACGACCGGAGAGTCTGATGTGCATGCTGACCTGCCAGGGCCATGACCCAGCTGTAGCATCCTGTCCACCCACTATCCTTGTGTTCAGAGGTGCCGCTCCACAATCTGAAAGAGCACATAGACAAACTGTGTGTCAGTACATATGCCATGAGGCGGATTCAGGGGTAGCTGTGTTCAAAGTTGTTACAGTGCAACTCTCATAGCAAATTAAATATGACTGTGCTTACCCTGAGCATTCGACCCTGCAGGAAAAGAGAGATGAGCATTAATAGTGTAGAAGAAATGAGCAAGTACAGACACAAGATGGCACGACAGCTCCGGTAGCTTCATCAACTGCTTGTGGAGGTGTGCTCTCCAGCTCTGCAGCTCTCCAGCTCTGCAGCTCTccagctctgcagctctgcagctctgcagctctccAGCTCTGCAGCTCAGTCCTTTTGACCCGAGTCTGACCCGGGTTAACGCTCATCTGGACATGAGCCACTGCGTCGTGGGCTCCGGCTCCCGGGTCGTCTCCATGACGTGACCCGGGAAGGACTCGGCCGAGATTGTCTTTCGATTTTATTGAAGGCATTCATTCACTGTTAAGAATTGTTATTT
This region includes:
- the LOC130203802 gene encoding tryptase-like, which gives rise to MAAVTVGILLLFAVLVGQGSNAQDCGAAPLNTRIVGGQDATAGSWPWQVSMHIRLSGRQGHICGGSLITDQWVLTAAHCIVTKTLSSWILYMGRQTQTGSNIHEVSRTVSQIIVHSDFNNSLFNNDIALMKLQSPVVFTDYIRPVCLASNTSQFHNATLCWATGWGRLGRNEPSPSSLQEVQVPIIGEKQCSCNYSPIPGANITDEMICAGQGNKGTCQGDSGGPLQCQQNSRWIQSGIVSYGVPCALAGFPEVYARVSQFQTWIMDQVPAANVSFLTYASKGTDEDNNFVCNPPTVVKTTNGDSVNVPAEHLFTSLALLCYVMFVL